Genomic DNA from Diorhabda carinulata isolate Delta chromosome 10, icDioCari1.1, whole genome shotgun sequence:
atcacaatttttcaaattaaatttcatttaaaataatttattatcggTTGAAGTCGGACATTTTGAGTTCAGTTGAgtttaataatgaattgaattaataCCTAATTggaattgataatataaaagGTAATTATAGTTTACCCCGTAGctaatatccaaaaatttcattaaaacctttatattattaataataatcgaaaaataagaataaatgatTACCTTCGGTTTTTTTGGCGCGTCTACTGTCTACACAaaacttatcacaaaaaaaacactcacaacacttttttattataacaataacaCTAAACAAACACTTAAAATCGTTTCACTATTTATGATTGCACTttttatatcgattttatttgtttaaataataattttgtataacttTCCACAACGCGCAACCTTTCGTCTACCGGTGTCACACGACAACTAACCTAAACACTTTCGAGACTCAACTGTTTTCCAAAATGGCGTAGTTCAATTCGATTATTTATATcgatgtttatattttgaataatatatttaaaaaaaacgacataattattgtatatattttgaaaataatgaatttctatattttattaacacctattttaattattgtgaTATATACAGACAAATAAAAACGTATATTTCAatctatatttataatttacctTTAAACCTATCATTGAAGATTTTCCctcataaaaatatcaaaatataggaaataaatgtttatttattcactaaataatataaatatatatataaaaaaaaacaaataatactaAGATTTCGTAAggtattacaattttttcaaagaatcagTCAGTATGGACATTTCCGTTGAAATATTACTAACCAAGCGTTGAATTTGTAATTTAGAATCTAAAACTTCTATGCTTTGGGTATAAGCGTTGTATCTGACACCAAATTTTCTTGGTATTGTACTCGcatattttctgaaaaagaaaatttaaataaaatttgtactCAAAATCAACCCGCCATTATGGAAAAGATCGAATCACAAATGACAGTACTCGAATTGATAGAAATCATTGATTGAATAGATACCTACTTAGTTTTTTAGGGTTGTTATTTATACGTTTTAACCGATTTTTGTATAAAGTGTAGATgaaaatacataattaattatACATGATATAGTGAAATTTTGTACCTAACTATACCCAAAAACAACGACCGCCATGACGGAAATGATCGAATTACTAACAATAGTACACGAACTGATAGAAACCATctattgaatcattttttaattttcgttaaTAGTTCCGATTTAAACGTTAGTTTTCTGAAATTTAAACGATTTTATATACAGTGTAGActaaaatacataattatacATTATATAGTGAAATTTTGTGCCGAACTGTACCCAAAAACAACGACCCGCCATGACAGAAATGATCAATTACAAACGATAGTACACGAAATGATAGAAACCGTCAATTGAATCATTGTTGTTTAATTTGCGTTAATGGTTACTATTTAAACGttagttttatgaaatttaaacgattctatatatttattttatatacagtgtaaactgaaataaatgattataaattatatagtGAAATTTTCTACCTAACTATACCCAAACACAACGACCGCCGTGACGGAAATGATCGACAGTTCACGAACAGTATGGTAGACACTATCGATTGAATCTATGTTCAGTTTATATTGATCTGTCAACGGTTAATATTTAGAGGTTAGTTTTAtgcaatttaaaatattttatttaattacttcATATATAAAGTGCATTAAATGACTTTTACGTGTATACAGTGagtgtttatataaaaaatttcaataatagtgaagttagtttaaagtgttatacagggtgagtagaaattcatttatacttacatcattttttctttggcaTCTTCGAAGCTTTCGGCGACGTAATAAATAGGTTGATATTGGGTTATCGGGTATTTTTGTACGGCCGTTTTAACCGGATCGAAAGGTCTTATTTCCGATTTCATTTCTAGGGCGTATTGTAATTCTCCAAAACTCGATAACAAACCCGCCCCATAAGCTTTCAATTCTCCATTTTCTCTACACAATCCAAATTCAACGGTAAACCAAAAACACTGCAAAATAAGTAGTTTTAGACGTTTTTCATATACCGGGTCGgttgaaaatgtattattacCGTGGCtagtttttctataaaatcgtCTGGTGCTCCCAACGATGCCAAACCGATTTCTTGGGAAAATTGAGCGAATTCCGGATCGGCGAATAAGGGTACGTGTCCTAATAATTCGTGGCATACGTCGGGTTCGGGGGTGTAGTAGGGTTTACTAGGATGTCTGATATACTGGGTGGAATGGAAAACTCTGAATGCTAAACCGGCTAGAAAGTCTCTAGATGATAATAGACCCGCTACGGGACGTAAAGTAAAACCAGTACAATctaaaaaagtttaattatgactaatttattaataatttttttttttcgaaaaaaaaataccttttagGAAGTTAGATATATCTTCTAATTGCGGTATGTTGTCTTCTCTATAACCACAATTTTCAATCAGTAAAGGAAATACGTGATTATGTTCTTTACAGGCGTGGGTAGGATATAACGTAGTTAGTTGCTTAAAAACTTTACCCCaagtttcaatttcttcttttgtatAATCTACGTGAGGTAATTTTTGCCCatgtctataaaaaaattgaaaacgttTTTCCCTATAATCCgtgaaatagaaataaatctgGCAACGTAGCTTTATGTTAAACATTAAACATACTGCATATTAAGAATACGAtggttgtttgaaaatattacaaataaaaaatgttttttttgaaaatctttttcttcaactgacttttatattaatatacagggggGAGTTCCATAGAATTTCTTGTTTTCGTATCGTTTTTCATACTATTAagaatacgagggttgtttgaaaatataaaatcattgtctttggaaatatttttcttcaactggcgtttatattaatatacagggggGAGTTCCaaagaatttctttttttcctattgtttttcatacttttgagaatacgagggttgtttgaaaatattacaaataaaaaatgttttttttgaaaatctttttcttcaactgacttttatattaatatacagggggaGTTCCATAGAATTTCTTGTTTTCGTATCGTTTTTCATACTATTAAGagtacgagggttgtttgaaaatataaaatcattgactttggaaatatttttcttcaactggcgtttatattaatatacagggggGAGTTCCaaagaatttctttttttcctattgtttttcatacttttgagaatacgagggttgtttgaaaatattacaaataaaaaatgttttttttgaaaatttttttcttcaactgacttttatattaatatacaggggaGAGTTCCATAGAATTTCTTGTTTTCGTATCGTTTTTCATACTATTAagaatacgagggttgtttgaaaatataaaatcattgtctttggaaatatttttcttcaactggcgtttatattaatatacagggggGAGTTCCaaagaatttctttttttcctattgtttttcatacttttgagaatacgagggttgtttgaaaatattaaaaataaaaaatgttttttttgaaaatctttttcttcaactgacttttatattaatatacagggagAGTTCCaaagaatttctttttttttcgtattgttTTTCATACTATTAAGAATACGAGagttgtttgaaaatataaaatcattgtctttggaaatatttttcttcaactggcgtttatattaatatacagggggGAGTTCCaaagaatttcttttttttcctattgtttttcatacttttgagaatacgagggttgtttgaaaatattacaaataaaaatctttgtcttcggaaatatttttcttcaactggcgtttgtattaatatacagggggGAGTTCCTAAGAATTTCTATTTTTCGTATTGTTTTTCATACTTTTGagaatacgagggttgtttgaaaatattacaaataaaaatctttgtCTTTggcaatatttttcttcaactggcgtttgtattaatatacagggggGAGTTCCTAAGAATTTCTATTTTTCGTATTGTTTTTCATACTGTTAagaatacgagggttgtttgaaaatattacaaataaaaatctttgtCTTTggcaatatttttcttcaactggcgtttgtattaatatacagtggGAGTTCCtaagaatttctttttttttcgtattgttTTCCATACTAATAGACATACGAGGGTTGTTCGATAATaacattacaaataaaaatcgtcGGATTTGAGAATCTTTTTTTTCCAAGGGAAACTTTAAAGTTAGGTAAGAGCAAAAAGTCGCCGGGGATTAGATCCGGCGAACACGGTGGATGGTAAATGgtaaaatggtaaaaaatgcGTTCTTTTGTCTCTAAACTCAAACTGAAGTTCGTCTAGTAcaatttggtgaactttttcgatggTTTTCCACCTCTCCGAACCCTCATCGCCAATCGAGCATGTTTGAATTCGAACACCCAAATTTTTACTCTCGTAATTGACGTTGgaacaaaaacacattttttcataaaaatattcgGTCAAACGACCATCGAACACTATATCCCATAATAAAACATCGAGGCGACGTTGCCAAGTTTGGAATTTCGAAAACCGTCTGATATATCGAATTGTACGATAAATATAACTTACTTGTAATTGAAAGCGATGTCCGCGAAATATTTTCTGCGCGCCCTGTATACGGGATCCGTGAATCCCGGATGATCGGCGTCCAATTCGGCTCCGTACGATAAAATTTGATTAGCGAATCGATCCAAATCCCTAATTCGCCTCGGAAACCACGGTACGGtgtctataaaaaattttccattaatcaAATTCGTTTAAATTCGAACGGCCCATACCTTTATTATCTTTGTAATCTCTCGATATAATCTGGAAATAGTTGCTGGTGTTTTTCAAATCGGTTATGGCGGCTCCTAGGTTTCCGGTCGGCGCGCACTCCACCATAAATTCGTAATTTTCCGGCGTTTTGGTCGAAGGTCTCGATTCGATGTGCAGAAGATTCACGCCgtgatttttgaatattttcaaatatttcgcCAAGACTCCGACTTCTTCGGCGCGCGGGGCGAACACCACGCACGTGCTGTGCGCCGAATCTTTACCTATTCTTATATAGTTTCCTCCCGGCATCAGCTTCGgctgaaaaaatgacattttaaacACTAAATGTACATCAACATTCAATAAATCCTCTCACTAACTAAGGATTTGTCTTTTACGCTTCAGTTTCAGCGATTTCTTCGTCATttcagctgaatttcttaccggcgagcgtttttttgagataaacaGTCACTGTAGACCgaatctggactatacggtggacgAGAAAGCAATTCCaagtgtatttttttcaattttatcatcgaTTTATTAATCGGTGGTTTTTTCCATCATATAAGGTCGATTTTCCTCGATTTTTGCATTCGAACGATCCAACAACTATTTGTCTCTCTCTTTTAGAGATACTCCATGGACAATATACCACGCGCATCCCGAAAACGCTTCTCTAACATCTCGATGACGTCCTCGAacaaggatttgtcttttgcttcgAAAAATGCTTCAATTTCAGCGATTTCTTCGTCATTTCAGCTGAATTTCTTAACGGCGAGcgttttttgagataaatagtCACTGTAGACCgaatctggactatacggtagACGAGAAATCAATTCCAAGTGTAATattgaagccataaccttcccagatGATTGTTGTGCATTTGGAAGCTTCGGACGTGATGCATCATCTGCAGTACgatcagatgatgatcgttttgatatCAGAACGATTGGATATAATGAATTTATggaattttttgatgttttcttgaGTAATCATCTcgattggacgaccagaacatTCACCATCATCGATCACGCTTAAAATTTAGTAAACCAAAAAACAAATGATCGTAGTCGtagctgagcttgtacagtattttttttatcaagaacgaaaaaaaaacgaaaataactTCACTTAAACGActgtcatttttttctgacttatcgaaatgtcataaaatttgacacatagtatTTCGAAAgctggtacttcgtaaacgtcgtACGGATTTGACAATTGAAGCGCCATCTGTGCGTCAATAACGCGACTTAAGTGATGAATTACGACTCGATAAGaaactttcatataaaaatgcggtttatttttaaaaataatgaaataaacaattacTCACATCTTTAGATATCTTCGCGTTCATATTTATTAGcgtttaaactataatttaatcgaatgtttttgttttcaacgCTTTTTATAATGTACCGACCTCGTTTTTTTCCCCATTCGTAATTTTCTCGATAAATTGCATCATCTATTTGATATAAACGGTATTTTCGTTATAATTCCACTTATAAGCgatgaattttccaattttttcactaGGAAATGATTCAGATCGTTTCATACAGTGTCTACCGAAAGTATCGCCACGAATGTTTGTCTTTGTCAACGATTCAAAGATACTTAGTCCACTTTAGGTCTTTTTAGATCATACTAAACGAAGTTAGACAATACTTTCTATCATTAGAACTTGTTTTAGAACTTTTAAAGATACTTTAGTCCGTTTTAGACCTTTCTAGATCATACTTAACGAAGTTAGACAATACTTTCTATCATTAGGACTTGTTTTAGAACTTTACAAGATACTTTAGTCCGTTTTAGACCTTTCTAGATCATACTAAACGAAGCTAGACAATACTTTCTATCATTAGAACTGGTTTTAGAACTTTTAAAGATACTCTAGTCCGTTTTAGACCTTTCT
This window encodes:
- the LOC130898801 gene encoding protein henna; this encodes MPILNRNRSVYQKTFSESSLFESRSLRQTIFRKKKKIKKMLSTASTPTNIINKNDQRKSPQGSPPNIPKLMPGGNYIRIGKDSAHSTCVVFAPRAEEVGVLAKYLKIFKNHGVNLLHIESRPSTKTPENYEFMVECAPTGNLGAAITDLKNTSNYFQIISRDYKDNKDTVPWFPRRIRDLDRFANQILSYGAELDADHPGFTDPVYRARRKYFADIAFNYKHGQKLPHVDYTKEEIETWGKVFKQLTTLYPTHACKEHNHVFPLLIENCGYREDNIPQLEDISNFLKDCTGFTLRPVAGLLSSRDFLAGLAFRVFHSTQYIRHPSKPYYTPEPDVCHELLGHVPLFADPEFAQFSQEIGLASLGAPDDFIEKLATCFWFTVEFGLCRENGELKAYGAGLLSSFGELQYALEMKSEIRPFDPVKTAVQKYPITQYQPIYYVAESFEDAKEKMIKYASTIPRKFGVRYNAYTQSIEVLDSKLQIQRLVSNISTEMSILTDSLKKL